A single genomic interval of Puntigrus tetrazona isolate hp1 chromosome 1, ASM1883169v1, whole genome shotgun sequence harbors:
- the tmem187 gene encoding transmembrane protein 187 — translation MAMSALVHVSVPFLLCIALANTHIFDKVLVDVAYDHYAEKKVDNLPAFLAMPFNCLINLGYILLGVYWISRPMSDNRDTRAAVYTKDVFALMAVAYGPVQWVRLATLRRAPSVLDQWFTLPIFAWVLVWCRVVEKGWSSRYALTVESCSVLSYGLALFHDRGFEVALGCHIAFAAFRGVRAQKSLGDAASMRYLCLALLSCAGFVLLKLQDHSLAEYWVFQNLTGHFWSKVCDILQFHYSFCFLTRLSENAHKRST, via the coding sequence ATGGCAATGTCAGCGCTCGTCCACGTTTCCGTACCCTTCCTGCTTTGCATTGCACTCGCAAACACTCACATTTTCGACAAAGTTTTGGTGGATGTCGCTTACGATCACTACGCGGAAAAGAAAGTCGACAACCTTCCCGCTTTCCTGGCCATGCCGTTTAACTGTCTGATAAACTTGGGATACATATTATTAGGTGTCTACTGGATCTCGCGACCGATGTCAGACAATAGAGACACCCGTGCGGCCGTCTACACCAAAGACGTGTTTGCGCTGATGGCGGTCGCCTATGGCCCGGTGCAGTGGGTCCGCTTAGCCACCTTGCGGCGCGCGCCCTCTGTTTTGGACCAGTGGTTCACTTTACCTATTTTTGCGTGGGTGCTGGTGTGGTGTCGCGTCGTTGAGAAAGGCTGGTCGTCGCGTTACGCTTTGACGGTGGAGTCGTGCTCTGTCCTCAGCTATGGACTGGCGCTCTTTCACGACCGAGGGTTCGAGGTGGCTCTGGGTTGTCACATCGCCTTCGCCGCGTTCAGAGGCGTCCGAGCGCAGAAGAGCCTCGGGGACGCCGCGTCCATGCGCTACCTCTGCTTGGCCCTGCTGTCCTGCGCTGGTTTCGTGCTTCTCAAGCTTCAGGATCATTCTCTTGCGGAGTACTGGGTGTTTCAAAATCTCACCGGACATTTCTGGTCCAAAGTTTGCGACATCCTGCAGTTTCATTACAGCTTTTGTTTTCTCACTCGCCTTAGTGAAAATGCACACAAACGCTCTAcctaa
- the si:dkey-9i23.6 gene encoding uncharacterized protein si:dkey-9i23.6 isoform X1 — translation MEEQKAKSDVRNSVRNDIPRLQSMLAKLNLKHKQPKTDDVKLHPDTVCKSVFYHSPEPEGSVTNEEDRKNSTVRSDGDEEQPTRSSETEHGNEAVEEVQELPDAFPKWEKKSLLCNALSIETQVAEVGWQPSESEPFEDKTNKEIEEHMAEAALLPNNPVQETSAHTSYFSVSSDEVDTEQGLKHEPLDEAFGGPSKPVSMDQAAVNVTGKTARSASDPVTRKPKEERPLSAPSISNLREYEKYDDFANAMPAKSFLGQEYSDVSTGNVEHDSSLNKTQKKGVKNKMKHFTQKLMEKLKDKQDFEHTESKSTQDNKEEEEEEEGEGQNNFMKVEAEAQDIPPPLPPKMGKYVFLNRRFTLKDFKLNLEPINLMEEIFTGSEWLSYLPIKESLAEKDASDQSMTHDVLQPENAIQLDLSRPTPEQERSEDVKTPKQDQSEDVKDNQDSVSDPQEDNVEKANTHLDVERVERDANIFAIPKALLTNNTIQQRPYLSNNSDDVYDCVDMYIIPKNDLPLRKRKASDAPLDFSAVRSFGLLDNSALKSRIRLSKKRHHQPPKKHKKVKTETSSTIFYNIPPVILNESPVSASPPRHSIPTSTSLPLHLPSRPYHS, via the exons aTGGAGGAGCAAAAAGCGAAG AGTGATGTGAGGAACAGTGTGAGGAACGATATTCCACGACTGCAGTCTATGCTTGCAAAGCTTaatctaaaacacaaacaacccAAAACAGACGATGTTAAATTACACCCAGATACGGTctgtaaaagtgtgttttaCCATTCTCCGGAGCCTGAAGGAAGTGTAACGAATGAAGAAGACAGGAAAAATAGCACAGTCAGATCTGATGGTGATGAGGAACAACCAACTAGGAGTTCTGAAACAGAACATGGAAATGAAGCTGTTGAAGAGGTCCAAGAGCTGCCAGATGCGTTTCCTAAATGGGAGAAGAAGAGTTTACTCTGTAACGCTTTGTCCATAGAAACCCAGGTGGCAGAAGTAGGTTGGCAGCCAAGTGAAAGTGAGCCTTTTGAAGACAAAACGAACAAAGAGATAGAAGAGCACATGGCTGAAGCTGCATTACTGCCTAACAATCCAGTTCAAGAAACATCTGCACACACATCTTACTTCTCTGTGTCCTCAGATGAAGTAGACACTGAACAGGGTCTGAAGCATGAGCCACTAGATGAGGCTTTTGGTGGACCTTCAAAACCGGTCAGTATGGATCAAGCTGCTGTGAATGTTACAGGCAAGACAGCAAGGTCTGCTTCAGATCCAGTGACCCGCAAGCCTAAGGAAGAGAGACCTCTCTCAGCTCCAAGTATTTCAAACCTACGAGAATATGAAAAGTATGACGATTTTGCAAATGCAATGCCAGCCAAAAGCTTTTTGGGACAGGAGTATTCAGACGTGAGCACCGGAAATGTGGAACATGACAGCTCGctgaacaaaacacaaaagaaaggagtgaaaaacaaaatgaagcatTTTACTCAAAAACTGATGGAAAAGCTTAAAGATAAACAAGATTTTGAGCACACTGAAAGCAAGAGCACCCAAGACAacaaggaagaagaagaagaagaagaaggagaggGACAAAAT aatttcatgAAGGTGGAAGCCGAGGCTCAAGATATTCCACCACCACTTCCACCGAAAATGGGGAAATACGTTTTCTTAAACAG AAGATTTACCCTAAAAGACTTCAAACTCAATCTTGAACCGATCAACTtaatggaagaaatattcacagGCAGCGAATGGCTCAGTTACTTGCCCATCAAAGAAAGTCTAGCTGAGAAAGACGCTAGTGATCAGTCAATGACACATGATGTTCTACAACCAGAAAATGCTATTCAACTCGACCTTTCTCGTCCGACACCAGAACAGGAGCGGTCAGAGGATGTAAAGACACCAAAGCAGGACCAGTCAGAGGACGTAAAGGACAATCAAGACAGTGTTAGTGATCCTCAAGAGGATAATGTAGAAAAAGCGAACACTCACCTGGATGTAGAGCGAGTGGAACGGGATGCAAACATATTTGCTATACCTAAGGCACTGctaacaaataatacaatacaacaaAGGCCTTATTTGTCAAACAATTCAGATGACGTCTATGATTGTGTGGACATGTATATTATTCCCAAAAATGACCTTCcattaagaaaaagaaaggcatCGGATGCTCCGCTGGACTTTTCAGCAGTCAGG TCATTTGGTTTGCTGGACAACTCTGCCCTCAAGAGTCGAATTCGTCTTAGCAAAAAGAGACACCACCAACCAcccaaaaagcacaaaaaag taaaaacagaaacatcgAGTACCATATTCTACAATATTCCCCCGGTAATCTTAAATGAATCTCCTGTCAGCGCATCTCCACCACGTCACAGCATCCCCACATCCACATCTCTTCCTTTGCATTTACCATCACGTCCATACCACTCCTGA
- the si:dkey-9i23.6 gene encoding uncharacterized protein si:dkey-9i23.6 isoform X2 codes for MLAKLNLKHKQPKTDDVKLHPDTVCKSVFYHSPEPEGSVTNEEDRKNSTVRSDGDEEQPTRSSETEHGNEAVEEVQELPDAFPKWEKKSLLCNALSIETQVAEVGWQPSESEPFEDKTNKEIEEHMAEAALLPNNPVQETSAHTSYFSVSSDEVDTEQGLKHEPLDEAFGGPSKPVSMDQAAVNVTGKTARSASDPVTRKPKEERPLSAPSISNLREYEKYDDFANAMPAKSFLGQEYSDVSTGNVEHDSSLNKTQKKGVKNKMKHFTQKLMEKLKDKQDFEHTESKSTQDNKEEEEEEEGEGQNNFMKVEAEAQDIPPPLPPKMGKYVFLNRRFTLKDFKLNLEPINLMEEIFTGSEWLSYLPIKESLAEKDASDQSMTHDVLQPENAIQLDLSRPTPEQERSEDVKTPKQDQSEDVKDNQDSVSDPQEDNVEKANTHLDVERVERDANIFAIPKALLTNNTIQQRPYLSNNSDDVYDCVDMYIIPKNDLPLRKRKASDAPLDFSAVRSFGLLDNSALKSRIRLSKKRHHQPPKKHKKVKTETSSTIFYNIPPVILNESPVSASPPRHSIPTSTSLPLHLPSRPYHS; via the exons ATGCTTGCAAAGCTTaatctaaaacacaaacaacccAAAACAGACGATGTTAAATTACACCCAGATACGGTctgtaaaagtgtgttttaCCATTCTCCGGAGCCTGAAGGAAGTGTAACGAATGAAGAAGACAGGAAAAATAGCACAGTCAGATCTGATGGTGATGAGGAACAACCAACTAGGAGTTCTGAAACAGAACATGGAAATGAAGCTGTTGAAGAGGTCCAAGAGCTGCCAGATGCGTTTCCTAAATGGGAGAAGAAGAGTTTACTCTGTAACGCTTTGTCCATAGAAACCCAGGTGGCAGAAGTAGGTTGGCAGCCAAGTGAAAGTGAGCCTTTTGAAGACAAAACGAACAAAGAGATAGAAGAGCACATGGCTGAAGCTGCATTACTGCCTAACAATCCAGTTCAAGAAACATCTGCACACACATCTTACTTCTCTGTGTCCTCAGATGAAGTAGACACTGAACAGGGTCTGAAGCATGAGCCACTAGATGAGGCTTTTGGTGGACCTTCAAAACCGGTCAGTATGGATCAAGCTGCTGTGAATGTTACAGGCAAGACAGCAAGGTCTGCTTCAGATCCAGTGACCCGCAAGCCTAAGGAAGAGAGACCTCTCTCAGCTCCAAGTATTTCAAACCTACGAGAATATGAAAAGTATGACGATTTTGCAAATGCAATGCCAGCCAAAAGCTTTTTGGGACAGGAGTATTCAGACGTGAGCACCGGAAATGTGGAACATGACAGCTCGctgaacaaaacacaaaagaaaggagtgaaaaacaaaatgaagcatTTTACTCAAAAACTGATGGAAAAGCTTAAAGATAAACAAGATTTTGAGCACACTGAAAGCAAGAGCACCCAAGACAacaaggaagaagaagaagaagaagaaggagaggGACAAAAT aatttcatgAAGGTGGAAGCCGAGGCTCAAGATATTCCACCACCACTTCCACCGAAAATGGGGAAATACGTTTTCTTAAACAG AAGATTTACCCTAAAAGACTTCAAACTCAATCTTGAACCGATCAACTtaatggaagaaatattcacagGCAGCGAATGGCTCAGTTACTTGCCCATCAAAGAAAGTCTAGCTGAGAAAGACGCTAGTGATCAGTCAATGACACATGATGTTCTACAACCAGAAAATGCTATTCAACTCGACCTTTCTCGTCCGACACCAGAACAGGAGCGGTCAGAGGATGTAAAGACACCAAAGCAGGACCAGTCAGAGGACGTAAAGGACAATCAAGACAGTGTTAGTGATCCTCAAGAGGATAATGTAGAAAAAGCGAACACTCACCTGGATGTAGAGCGAGTGGAACGGGATGCAAACATATTTGCTATACCTAAGGCACTGctaacaaataatacaatacaacaaAGGCCTTATTTGTCAAACAATTCAGATGACGTCTATGATTGTGTGGACATGTATATTATTCCCAAAAATGACCTTCcattaagaaaaagaaaggcatCGGATGCTCCGCTGGACTTTTCAGCAGTCAGG TCATTTGGTTTGCTGGACAACTCTGCCCTCAAGAGTCGAATTCGTCTTAGCAAAAAGAGACACCACCAACCAcccaaaaagcacaaaaaag taaaaacagaaacatcgAGTACCATATTCTACAATATTCCCCCGGTAATCTTAAATGAATCTCCTGTCAGCGCATCTCCACCACGTCACAGCATCCCCACATCCACATCTCTTCCTTTGCATTTACCATCACGTCCATACCACTCCTGA